A genomic region of Elaeis guineensis isolate ETL-2024a chromosome 9, EG11, whole genome shotgun sequence contains the following coding sequences:
- the LOC105051900 gene encoding probable protein phosphatase 2C 11 isoform X2: MNQKSDPGPLFSGGGISFLIGSRNGRFSYGYSAFKGKRASMEDFYETRIAEVDGQMVAFFGVFDGHGGPRAAEYLRIHLFKNLSNHPDFIKDTKSAIVEVFRQTDTAYIDEEKGQQKDAGSTASTVLLLGDRLFVANVGDSRVVASRSGSAIPLSIDHKPDRSDERQRIENAGGFVIWAGTWRVGGVLAVSRAFGDKLLKPYVVAEPEIQEEDIKGVEFLIIASDGLWNVVSNEAVDIVQGISDAETSARKLIEEAYSRGSNDNITCIVVQFDNS; this comes from the exons ATGAATCAGAAATCGGATCCCGGCCCCCTCTTCAGCGGCGGCGGAATCAG CTTCCTCATTGGATCCAGAAATGGGAGGTTCAGTTATGGATATTCCGCTTTTAAGGGTAAAAGAGCATCAATGGAAGATTTTTATGAGACAAGGATAGCAGAAGTTGATGGTCAGATGGTTGCATTCTTTGGTGTATTTGATG GCCATGGAGGTCCTCGAGCTGCAGAATATTTAAGGATCCaccttttcaaaaatttaagcaaTCATCCAGATTTTATTAAAGACACAAAGTCAGCTATTG TTGAAGTTTTTAGACAAACAGATACTGCTTATATTGACGAAGAAAAAGGTCAGCAGAAAGATGCTGGTTCAACCGCATCAACTGTCCTTTTGTTAGGTGATCGACTTTTTGTTGCAAATGTTGGAGATTCCAGAGTAGTGGCATCCAGATCTGGCTCAG CAATTCCACTGTCTATTGATCATAAACCTGATAGGTCTGATGAGCGTCAACGAATTGAAAATGCAGGAGGATTTGTCATATGGGCAG GCACTTGGCGGGTTGGTGGTGTTCTTGCTGTTTCTCGTGCATTTGGAGATAAATTGCTTAAGCCATATGTTGTTGCTGAACCAGAAATTCAG GAAGAAGATATCAAAGGAGTTGAATTTCTGATAATTGCCAGTGATGGGCTTTGGAATGTTGTATCTAATGAG GCCGTGGACATTGTGCAGGGCATATCTGATGCTGAAACTTCTGCTAGAAAACTTATAGAAGAGGCCTATTCCAGAGGAAGCAATGATAACATCACATGTATTGTTGTCCAATTTGACAATTCATGA
- the LOC105051900 gene encoding probable protein phosphatase 2C 11 isoform X1 has translation MNQKSDPGPLFSGGGISFLIGSRNGRFSYGYSAFKGKRASMEDFYETRIAEVDGQMVAFFGVFDGHGGPRAAEYLRIHLFKNLSNHPDFIKDTKSAIVEVFRQTDTAYIDEEKGQQKDAGSTASTVLLLGDRLFVANVGDSRVVASRSGSAIPLSIDHKPDRSDERQRIENAGGFVIWAGTWRVGGVLAVSRAFGDKLLKPYVVAEPEIQEEDIKGVEFLIIASDGLWNVVSNEEAVDIVQGISDAETSARKLIEEAYSRGSNDNITCIVVQFDNS, from the exons ATGAATCAGAAATCGGATCCCGGCCCCCTCTTCAGCGGCGGCGGAATCAG CTTCCTCATTGGATCCAGAAATGGGAGGTTCAGTTATGGATATTCCGCTTTTAAGGGTAAAAGAGCATCAATGGAAGATTTTTATGAGACAAGGATAGCAGAAGTTGATGGTCAGATGGTTGCATTCTTTGGTGTATTTGATG GCCATGGAGGTCCTCGAGCTGCAGAATATTTAAGGATCCaccttttcaaaaatttaagcaaTCATCCAGATTTTATTAAAGACACAAAGTCAGCTATTG TTGAAGTTTTTAGACAAACAGATACTGCTTATATTGACGAAGAAAAAGGTCAGCAGAAAGATGCTGGTTCAACCGCATCAACTGTCCTTTTGTTAGGTGATCGACTTTTTGTTGCAAATGTTGGAGATTCCAGAGTAGTGGCATCCAGATCTGGCTCAG CAATTCCACTGTCTATTGATCATAAACCTGATAGGTCTGATGAGCGTCAACGAATTGAAAATGCAGGAGGATTTGTCATATGGGCAG GCACTTGGCGGGTTGGTGGTGTTCTTGCTGTTTCTCGTGCATTTGGAGATAAATTGCTTAAGCCATATGTTGTTGCTGAACCAGAAATTCAG GAAGAAGATATCAAAGGAGTTGAATTTCTGATAATTGCCAGTGATGGGCTTTGGAATGTTGTATCTAATGAG GAGGCCGTGGACATTGTGCAGGGCATATCTGATGCTGAAACTTCTGCTAGAAAACTTATAGAAGAGGCCTATTCCAGAGGAAGCAATGATAACATCACATGTATTGTTGTCCAATTTGACAATTCATGA
- the LOC105051900 gene encoding probable protein phosphatase 2C 11 isoform X5, giving the protein MNQKSDPGPLFSGGGISFLIGSRNGRFSYGYSAFKGKRASMEDFYETRIAEVDGQMVAFFGVFDGHGGPRAAEYLRIHLFKNLSNHPDFIKDTKSAIVEVFRQTDTAYIDEEKGQQKDAGSTASTVLLLGDRLFVANVGDSRVVASRSGSAIPLSIDHKPDRSDERQRIENAGGFVIWAGTWRVGGVLAVSRAFGDKLLKPYVVAEPEIQEEDIKGVEFLIIASDGLWNVVSNEENPWHCPAVMITDRPWTLCRAYLMLKLLLENL; this is encoded by the exons ATGAATCAGAAATCGGATCCCGGCCCCCTCTTCAGCGGCGGCGGAATCAG CTTCCTCATTGGATCCAGAAATGGGAGGTTCAGTTATGGATATTCCGCTTTTAAGGGTAAAAGAGCATCAATGGAAGATTTTTATGAGACAAGGATAGCAGAAGTTGATGGTCAGATGGTTGCATTCTTTGGTGTATTTGATG GCCATGGAGGTCCTCGAGCTGCAGAATATTTAAGGATCCaccttttcaaaaatttaagcaaTCATCCAGATTTTATTAAAGACACAAAGTCAGCTATTG TTGAAGTTTTTAGACAAACAGATACTGCTTATATTGACGAAGAAAAAGGTCAGCAGAAAGATGCTGGTTCAACCGCATCAACTGTCCTTTTGTTAGGTGATCGACTTTTTGTTGCAAATGTTGGAGATTCCAGAGTAGTGGCATCCAGATCTGGCTCAG CAATTCCACTGTCTATTGATCATAAACCTGATAGGTCTGATGAGCGTCAACGAATTGAAAATGCAGGAGGATTTGTCATATGGGCAG GCACTTGGCGGGTTGGTGGTGTTCTTGCTGTTTCTCGTGCATTTGGAGATAAATTGCTTAAGCCATATGTTGTTGCTGAACCAGAAATTCAG GAAGAAGATATCAAAGGAGTTGAATTTCTGATAATTGCCAGTGATGGGCTTTGGAATGTTGTATCTAATGAG GAAAATCCTTGGCACTGCCCTGCTGTGATGATCACTGATAG GCCGTGGACATTGTGCAGGGCATATCTGATGCTGAAACTTCTGCTAGAAAACTTATAG
- the LOC105051756 gene encoding uncharacterized protein, with translation MDINYSWNFSLTFHRTNQLPTELRQPAMTTPAGSHGPFLSHLLNPTPSLKSKALSFLPAASSRTWRRRSLVLSLPLSILPFTPTSTAADAPSFDPVSDSEKTASAALSGRVSDAIRLLDLARDFQAKGDFPQALDYFSLVIRDYKDLALSEYARVGRALAVYEIGDREEAIAEMEDVSISLKGYPEIHAALAAALYADKHAPLLAENQFAIATLLDPHYTDLSYVRETKHWPPSLVSSLRHFISLT, from the exons ATGGATATCAATTATTCTTGGAATTTCAGCTTAACTTTTCACCGGACAAACCAGCTGCCCACCGAATTGCGGCAGCCGGCAATGACCACCCCGGCTGGAAGTCACGGTCCTTTCCTCTCCCACCTCCTCAACCCCACTCCATCCCTCAAATCCAAAGCCCTCTCCTTCCTCCCAGCAGCGAGCAGTAggacttggaggaggaggagcctcgTGCTTTCCCTCCCTCTCTCCATCCTCCCCTTTACCCCTACTTCCACCGCCGCCGACGCCCCGTCCTTCGATCCCGTCTCCGATTCCGAGAAGACCGCCAGCGCCGCCCTCTCCGGCCGCGTCTCCGACGCCATCCGACTCCTCGACCTCGCCCGCGACTTCCAGGCCAAGGGCGACTTCCCCCAGGCTCTCGACTACTTCTCTCTG GTTATCAGAGATTACAAGGACTTAGCATTATCGGAGTATGCGAGAGTTGGAAGGGCATTAGCGGTGTATGAGATCGGAGACAGAGAGGAAGCAATCGCTGAGATGGAGGATGTCTCCATTTCATTGAAAGGATACCCTG AGATTCATGCAGCTCTTGCCGCGGCATTGTATGCGGACAAGCATGCACCGTTGCTGGCCGAGAACCAGTTCGCAATCGCCACTCTTTTGGATCCTCACTATACTGATCTTTCATATGTAAGAGAAACTAAGCATTGGCCTCCAAGCTTGGTTAGTTCCTTGCGACACTTCATCTCCCTTACTTAG
- the LOC105051900 gene encoding probable protein phosphatase 2C 11 isoform X4, with translation MNQKSDPGPLFSGGGISFLIGSRNGRFSYGYSAFKGKRASMEDFYETRIAEVDGQMVAFFGVFDGHGGPRAAEYLRIHLFKNLSNHPDFIKDTKSAIVEVFRQTDTAYIDEEKGQQKDAGSTASTVLLLGDRLFVANVGDSRVVASRSGSAIPLSIDHKPDRSDERQRIENAGGFVIWAGTWRVGGVLAVSRAFGDKLLKPYVVAEPEIQEEDIKGVEFLIIASDGLWNVVSNEENPWHCPAVMITDRRPWTLCRAYLMLKLLLENL, from the exons ATGAATCAGAAATCGGATCCCGGCCCCCTCTTCAGCGGCGGCGGAATCAG CTTCCTCATTGGATCCAGAAATGGGAGGTTCAGTTATGGATATTCCGCTTTTAAGGGTAAAAGAGCATCAATGGAAGATTTTTATGAGACAAGGATAGCAGAAGTTGATGGTCAGATGGTTGCATTCTTTGGTGTATTTGATG GCCATGGAGGTCCTCGAGCTGCAGAATATTTAAGGATCCaccttttcaaaaatttaagcaaTCATCCAGATTTTATTAAAGACACAAAGTCAGCTATTG TTGAAGTTTTTAGACAAACAGATACTGCTTATATTGACGAAGAAAAAGGTCAGCAGAAAGATGCTGGTTCAACCGCATCAACTGTCCTTTTGTTAGGTGATCGACTTTTTGTTGCAAATGTTGGAGATTCCAGAGTAGTGGCATCCAGATCTGGCTCAG CAATTCCACTGTCTATTGATCATAAACCTGATAGGTCTGATGAGCGTCAACGAATTGAAAATGCAGGAGGATTTGTCATATGGGCAG GCACTTGGCGGGTTGGTGGTGTTCTTGCTGTTTCTCGTGCATTTGGAGATAAATTGCTTAAGCCATATGTTGTTGCTGAACCAGAAATTCAG GAAGAAGATATCAAAGGAGTTGAATTTCTGATAATTGCCAGTGATGGGCTTTGGAATGTTGTATCTAATGAG GAAAATCCTTGGCACTGCCCTGCTGTGATGATCACTGATAG GAGGCCGTGGACATTGTGCAGGGCATATCTGATGCTGAAACTTCTGCTAGAAAACTTATAG
- the LOC105051900 gene encoding probable protein phosphatase 2C 11 isoform X3, producing the protein MNQKSDPGPLFSGGGIRNGRFSYGYSAFKGKRASMEDFYETRIAEVDGQMVAFFGVFDGHGGPRAAEYLRIHLFKNLSNHPDFIKDTKSAIVEVFRQTDTAYIDEEKGQQKDAGSTASTVLLLGDRLFVANVGDSRVVASRSGSAIPLSIDHKPDRSDERQRIENAGGFVIWAGTWRVGGVLAVSRAFGDKLLKPYVVAEPEIQEEDIKGVEFLIIASDGLWNVVSNEEAVDIVQGISDAETSARKLIEEAYSRGSNDNITCIVVQFDNS; encoded by the exons ATGAATCAGAAATCGGATCCCGGCCCCCTCTTCAGCGGCGGCGGAATCAG AAATGGGAGGTTCAGTTATGGATATTCCGCTTTTAAGGGTAAAAGAGCATCAATGGAAGATTTTTATGAGACAAGGATAGCAGAAGTTGATGGTCAGATGGTTGCATTCTTTGGTGTATTTGATG GCCATGGAGGTCCTCGAGCTGCAGAATATTTAAGGATCCaccttttcaaaaatttaagcaaTCATCCAGATTTTATTAAAGACACAAAGTCAGCTATTG TTGAAGTTTTTAGACAAACAGATACTGCTTATATTGACGAAGAAAAAGGTCAGCAGAAAGATGCTGGTTCAACCGCATCAACTGTCCTTTTGTTAGGTGATCGACTTTTTGTTGCAAATGTTGGAGATTCCAGAGTAGTGGCATCCAGATCTGGCTCAG CAATTCCACTGTCTATTGATCATAAACCTGATAGGTCTGATGAGCGTCAACGAATTGAAAATGCAGGAGGATTTGTCATATGGGCAG GCACTTGGCGGGTTGGTGGTGTTCTTGCTGTTTCTCGTGCATTTGGAGATAAATTGCTTAAGCCATATGTTGTTGCTGAACCAGAAATTCAG GAAGAAGATATCAAAGGAGTTGAATTTCTGATAATTGCCAGTGATGGGCTTTGGAATGTTGTATCTAATGAG GAGGCCGTGGACATTGTGCAGGGCATATCTGATGCTGAAACTTCTGCTAGAAAACTTATAGAAGAGGCCTATTCCAGAGGAAGCAATGATAACATCACATGTATTGTTGTCCAATTTGACAATTCATGA